GCCGTCGCTGATGTGCGCATCTGTCCCTGAGTCAGAGCGAACGCGATCACCTCGGCTGCCGCCGTGAGGCTCTCGCTCGCGTTCATCGTTGGATATAACGCGGTTGAACTGACAAGAGTCTTCTCGCCCTCAAGCGTGACCGCAGCGTCGTCTTGGGCGAGTCGACTCTGCGGATGCGGCCGGTTGGGCCGTAATCCCCACGACAGGAACCCTTTTGCGTGTGCGGCGCGTTCGCCGATCAACGCGATGAACATGGACCGGAGCAGTTTCCGCGCGTCCTCGGGATACTTCGCTTTGAGCTTGGCCCAGTCAACCTCGGAGAAATCCGGCCGTGGAGCCGGTGCCCCTCGCGGCGGCTTAGGCGGCAACTTAACGCCGAATTCGGCTGCCTCTCGTTCGTTTCGAGCGTCGCTCTCCTGACGGCGCCGAGCCTCCCGCTCTCGCCTCTGTTCCGTCGTCTGCCTGTTCCTCTTTCCCTTGCCCATTGTCTCCCCTCCGCATCGGCTTACAAGCACGCGAAACTCACGATAAGACCGTGCGCCGACAGGCTGCGATAATGATGGCACCAACGCGCGACGGTAACGGCGAACCCACAGTGAACGCGCGCGACGGATGTACGGGTCCGCATTGTCGATTTCTCTCTTGGTCGGGGCGCCCCGTCCGAAGAAACCTGATAGCGCCGGCTCAGAGTGGAGCTAACGGGACCACAATTCGTCGGCGGATCATTGTGGTCTGCCGAGTAAACTAGACGGGATTGGTGCAGCGTTCGCCCACTCGGAGGAAATATTGCGGCCAGTCACGCCAACAGCAGACGGAGCGCGGTACCAGGCCCAGCACCTGCGGATGACGATTATCAGCATGGGGGAGACGCCCCGCCCAAGAGATTCGCCTGTCCTGAGCCATGAAGTAAGAATGTGCCGAAGTGGCTTGCTCTACGCAGATCACGTCAGGCTTATCAGCCCATTCGCATCGATCGTTTTTGGTGCGGACCGCGACGCGGATAGCAGTGCTGAAACAATAATTGAATCGCTGATCGACTCGATCGAAAAGTCTACTGCCGATGAGCCCGGCATCCAGGAGGTGCTCGAACTGTTCCGGGCACAGCTGGGAATCGCTGAAGCTGAAATCGACCAGCGCGTGAAAGCGGCAGTGGCGCAATTCAGACGGTTGCACAGGGAAAAGACAGAAAGAATGGGCTTTGGAGAGCTAAAGTGTGCGGTCGATCGCGGGTTGCTCACGATAGATCCCACTGCCGGTTTCGCTAGGCTTATTGATCAACCGCCGGACGAGATCGTGACAGAAGGCGAGATCGTGTCAGTGGTAAGCGAAATTCATGATCTATTGCATTCGGGTCGGATCTATCCACTATTCGATGCTCGTGTTAATCGGATGGTCCGCGATGGCGTCAAAGAAGGTTATCTAAAGCCAGTGCCGACAGCTCGCAGGCTTGGCGCTGATGCGGCTATGGCCGATGGTCTTTTCGACAGGCTGCCGAACTTTCCTCTCGCGACGATGGCAGAAATCCTCGACATACGTGACGCACTGACGATTCCGTTAAACAACTTCCGGGCTGGTGTGCGCGAGCTAACCGAAGAAATCGACCTCGCTCCCGAGGATCTACATTTCGGCGCAGAGATCGAAGACGCTTGGCACGTACGTGTGGCTCCAGCGTTGGACGAGATCGAAGACGAAATTCGAACGAACACAAGTATCCGCGATTTGCTCAAGCGGGGCCTACGAGACCCAGCTGGCCTCGGAGCCTTAGCGAGTGCGTCGGCGTTGCCTGCCAGCCTGGCTATTGCGGCCGGTCCGCTTGTGAGCGCCTCGGCCATCGCTGGTTTCGCGGTCGGCCTCTCAGTCGCCGCCGCGAGGAGCTTTTTGACGCAGAGTGACGATTTGCACGATGCGACGAAGGCCCAGTTCTACTTTCTCTACGGAGCCAACGAGCGAATGGGTCGATAACCTTAACAACCTGGTTTGTACTTGAAAGATACTGTGCCACAGCTTTTTTACTGGTAGCCCGGTGTATCCGATTACTGCATATTCCTGGGCCTCTCCGTGCTAACCGACTCAAGATCCGCCAGCAGCCACCAGCCAAACTCAAGACTTGCGATTTACCAGATTATTGGCGGTGGCCGCTCGCTGCAGCCATCTGACCCGTATCGGGCCGGGTCGGGCCGTAGATGTCGGCGAGCGTCATCAGAACGGCCGCGGTGTGGGCGCAGACCGCAATCGCCTAATCGTCCAGCGGGCCCCACGACTTGATCAGCGTGGTCGCACAGCGTCGGCGAATCGATGTTGTCCGGCACTATCGTGTCTTTCTGGATTCCGTCCGGCACTCTCGGTTGGTTCTGGACAGACGGCCACGATTCCGTCCAGAACAACTTGAGAGTGCCCAGGTAAGCGCACTCCCCCCGGTCTCAATTAGTTCCGGATCGGACACCTTCCGTGTGAATGCCACCCAACCCGGCCGACATCTGACGCCCTCCCGCGGACCGACCGCACGCCTGTACACCGGCCGTTGCGGCCGGATCGACGGGCGGCGGATCGGCGGGCGGCAGCGGGCCGGACAGCCCCGTTCGACCAGCGGGATCATTGAGCGACTCGCTCGGCGCCTCTGTTCGGCACTGGCCCGCCCATTTGTCCCACCGCGATATCGCCCAAATACGTCACTGTGACGAATTGCACTGCGGCGCGGGGCTATTCGCCAGGCTCGGTGTGGCCTTTTGGGATTCATTAGCATGGCGGGAACCGGTGCGACGGGAAGGACAAGTGTGCGGGCGATCCCTGTGATTGGCTTGACGGGCTATCTCGGTGCGGGCAAGACAAGTCTGCTCAACCACGTGCTTCGCAGTCCGGGAGCGCGCATCGGCGTCATCATCAACGACTTCGGTGAACTCAATGTCGATGCCATGCTGGTGACCGGTCAGGTCGACGAGCCTGCCTCCATCGCCGGCGGCTGCATCTGCTGCCTGCCTGACGATGGCGGTATCGACGAGGCGTTGACCAAGCTTGCCGATCCCAAGCTCAATCTCGATGCCGTCATTGTCGAAGCCAGCGGCCTGGCCGAGCCTGTCGCTGTGGGCCGGATCATCGGGTTCAGCGGGGTTCCCGGGGTACGGTTCGGCGGGCTGGTCGATGTCGTCGACGCCGCCACACACTTCGACACCGTCGATGTCGGCCACATGCCGCCGGCACGCTACGGTGCGGCCTCGCTCGTCGTCGTCAACAAACTTGACCAACTCCCCCGCGGCGATCGCGCCGTGATCGTCGAGCGGGTGGAACGACGCGTGCGAGAACGCAATCCACGCGTGTCCGTCGTCGGAGCGATCGGCGGGCAAATCGACCCTGCACTGCTTTACGACGTCGCGGGAATGCGCGACGAACCGGGCCAACTCTCCTTGCGCGAACTACTCGTGGAGGCCGCGTCCGACCCGATCGACCACGACCACGACCACGACCATCACAACGCGCACGCCGACTCGGTCACGGTGACGAGCGAGGGCGAAGTCGATCCGGGCGCACTGTTCGACTTGCTCGAGGACCCTCCCGCCGGGGTGTACCGGCTCAAGGGAGCTGTGGTCATGAGATACGGAAGGGCCGCACCGACCTTTGCCGTCAATCTGGTCGGTACCGCGATTCACGTCGCGACCGCGCCGCCCGGCGTGTCACCCAACTGCCTGGTTGCGATCGGAATGGGCCTCGACACCGACGCCGTGCGCGCCCGACTCAATATCGCGCTGCGTCCATTCACCGGCCCGGCGACCCTCGCCAATGCTCACCGCCTGCGACGCTATCGGCGGCGCAGCCTCTGAGGTCGAACACCGAAAAGCACTGCGCCACAGCATAATTCGTCACTGTGACGTTTGTCCTCGGCGGGCGGCGGGCGGGAGTGTCAAGCCCCGATTGCCTGATCGCCGAGCTTATCGAGCTTGTCAAGCAGTTGGAATTTGCGACGGGAGTCCGTGCCCGCTGGCGCACTGAGGACAACCAGCCGCCGACCCTCGTCG
The DNA window shown above is from Mycobacterium sp. Aquia_216 and carries:
- a CDS encoding CobW family GTP-binding protein, producing MRAIPVIGLTGYLGAGKTSLLNHVLRSPGARIGVIINDFGELNVDAMLVTGQVDEPASIAGGCICCLPDDGGIDEALTKLADPKLNLDAVIVEASGLAEPVAVGRIIGFSGVPGVRFGGLVDVVDAATHFDTVDVGHMPPARYGAASLVVVNKLDQLPRGDRAVIVERVERRVRERNPRVSVVGAIGGQIDPALLYDVAGMRDEPGQLSLRELLVEAASDPIDHDHDHDHHNAHADSVTVTSEGEVDPGALFDLLEDPPAGVYRLKGAVVMRYGRAAPTFAVNLVGTAIHVATAPPGVSPNCLVAIGMGLDTDAVRARLNIALRPFTGPATLANAHRLRRYRRRSL